The window ATCTCTGCTTTACAAATGCACAGAAGAGGAATTATCGTTTCTGACGAAGATGCAACTCTTGAATTAAAAGTTGGAACTTACAGATACTTCAAAGATATCGAAGGAGCTAACTTAGATACAGATAAATTACTTGCAGATTTCTATGCAAAATATTCTAAATAATAAATTTTAAATAAAATTATAAATAGCTTCTTGGGATTTTTCCTAAGAAGCTATTTTTGTAATATTTTTTTTATTGAACTATCTCATAAGGCCAAGTTAAAATTCCGCCAAATTCATAAATATTTTTATATCCGGCAAGACTAAGTTTTAAAGAAGCTGTCAAACTTCTATGCCCACTTCTACAATAAACCAAAATTGGAGTATCCATTTCAATATCCAGATCCAAAAGTTCATAAGGAGAGATATCTTCATTGGGAATATTTATAGCATTTTTTATATGTCCCTCTCTA of the Fusobacterium perfoetens genome contains:
- a CDS encoding rhodanese-like domain-containing protein, yielding MLDFTYKRISQEEAKKIMDSESKYIILDVRREEEFREGHIKNAINIPNEDISPYELLDLDIEMDTPILVYCRSGHRSLTASLKLSLAGYKNIYEFGGILTWPYEIVQ